A genomic segment from Paramixta manurensis encodes:
- a CDS encoding bacteriocin, with translation MSYGLIDAAAQTRQQALQGMNEAAQLERNRETAKDQLKAQQKQGQMNAAGVGAGAGAAIGATYGSWGGPIGAGVGAAVGLLAGSLFK, from the coding sequence ATGAGCTACGGGTTAATTGATGCAGCAGCACAAACGCGCCAACAGGCGCTTCAGGGAATGAATGAGGCAGCGCAGCTTGAGCGAAACCGGGAAACAGCAAAGGACCAGCTTAAGGCGCAGCAAAAGCAGGGACAGATGAATGCCGCAGGCGTCGGTGCCGGGGCTGGTGCGGCAATTGGTGCGACGTATGGTTCCTGGGGCGGGCCAATCGGCGCTGGTGTTGGTGCGGCGGTAGGTCTGCTGGCCGGTTCGTTATTTAAATAA